A window of the Planococcus citri chromosome 4, ihPlaCitr1.1, whole genome shotgun sequence genome harbors these coding sequences:
- the LOC135843617 gene encoding uncharacterized protein LOC135843617, with protein MMGSNVSRREDSDTGEDFSENGSNDSLTETEDSEDDDDSDTSSYQSDSSILSNFSFTGTNNNWASVFEAKPLGAVPALKEMAAVRIAVALWNHAKISDAMSKSFKINEYTFTFTSVKASEVWDSLVKKVYQTSLELRVPNSIVEYINEYVFKLHREIQNWVSYHRRKVFLTNHVKYAFVASLVEDLIWHSNGTIDYKGTAKHLIASHKLSNVMKYRLLCSYCLKDDIETMSPRSLVNDTSNRLDRELHPIIHYWNCYYRNELHKIPKRNGSIDTFMFENSRVDNWPAKEYFFNRLSAEQQVQSASRLIDTYGVKYQCFLLTKLNEIQRLSLYSHSDQAIEILANFAKTGSNNEDARSTWLEIRNIIKREQFVRLFEKLLDQLNGRIILQDIWNNCCDDFKHYIFNYNDSQIIYAMLKHYFRTHIRDILLTVLSDSSKEVKSEITKKDAFKKCCEELIEKNNFQELNQLLSSCFPAREDLAEFKLSMVKESQSVRNWCLCYYYGITGPSLQYLNDYLTSLLSPAHTDFIIEYKRNLLMSPDGIVTCALSVASKRDQLNEILADISASDDFAMKFKKKVLFSGTAVSRFCYKISKNRLMNVKECVDRHLSSDEDKKILKTALIDDRVALMRQIIQKCPYPQWQSLLLWYFENEKIIKQVKCVLPLNDVFDEILRECVFNSYEKYQSASRRSVKIIFIKLNKFLAWYFKSSDAAKNYKLQRVDLFKKIPMISELMEKTNSTPFLKSLMSWFFDNDIQEIEKFERKHKGAKIVKIVRLVRKKCCK; from the exons ATGATGGGGTCGAATGTTTCCAGGAGAGAGGATAGTGACACTGGAGAAGATTTTAGCGAAAATGGATCGAACGATTCTCTCACAGAAACTGAAGATAGTGAAGATGATGATGACTCGGATACTTCTTCTTATCAATCAGATTCATCAATATTATCCAATTTTTCGTTTACTGGTACAAATAATAAtt GGGCTTCCGTATTCGAAGCAAAACCTCTTGGAGCTGTGCCGGCGTTGAAAGAGATGGCAGCTGTTCGTATTGCAGTGGCATTATGGAATCATGCTAAGATATCTGACGCCATGtcgaaatcattcaaaattaatgaatataCTTTTACATTTACTTCCGTCAAAGCGTCAGAAGTATGGGATTCGTTGGTGAAGAAAGTTTACCAAACATCCTTAGAATTACGGGTCCCGAATTCGATAGTCGAGTATATTAATGAGTATGTCTTCAAATTACAtcgtgaaattcaaaattgggttTCATATCATCGTCGAAAAGTATTTCTTACGAATCACGTGAAGTACGCTTTTGTTGCTAGTCTCGTCGAGGATCTAATTTGGCATTCGAATGGCACCATCGATTACAAGGGAACAGCCAAACACTTGATCGCGTCTCACAAATTAAGCAACGTTATGAAATATCGACTATTGTGTTCGTATTGTCTGAAAGACGATATTGAAACGATGTCACCGCGTTCGTTGGTGAATGATACATCGAATCGATTGGATCGCGAGCTACATCCTATTATTCATTATTGGAATTGTTATTATAGAAACGAATTGCACAAAATACCAAAGAGAAATGGCTCTATCGATActttcatgtttgaaaattctcgtGTAGATAACTGGCCTGCCAAAGAGTACTTTTTCAATCGTCTGTCTGCCGAACAACAAGTTCAAAGTGCTTCAAGATTGATCGATACATATGGCGTAAAGTATCAGTGCTTTTTACTAACGAAGTTGAACGAAATTCAACGTTTGAGCTTGTATTCACATTCAGATCAAGCGAtcgaaattttggcgaattttgcgAAAACCGGATCAAATAACGAAGATGCGCGTTCAACATGGTTGGAGATCAGAAATATAATCAAGAGGGAACAATTTGTGAGATTATTCGAGAAATTGTTGGACCAACTAAACGGTCGTATTATTTTGCAAGATATTTGGAACAACTGCTGCGACGATTTCAAGcattatattttcaattacaatgacAGCCAGATAATCTATGCAATGTTGAAACACTACTTCCGTACTCATATTCGCGATATTTTGTTAACCGTGTTATCAGATTCGAGCAAGgaagtgaaaagtgaaattacGAAGAAAGACGCTTTTAAAAAGTGTTGCGAggagttgattgaaaaaaataactttcaagAACTAAACCAATTGTTAAGCTCGTGTTTTCCGGCACGCGAAGACTTGGCAGAGTTTAAATTGAGCATGGTGAAAGAATCGCAGTCCGTTAGGAATTGGTGTTTGTGTTATTATTACGGAATTACCGGACCAAGTTTACAATATTTGAATGATTATTTAACTTCGCTTTTGTCGCCTGCACATACAGATTTCATCATCGAATACAAAAGAAATTTGCTCATGTCACCAGATGGTATTGTAACGTGTGCATTAAGTGTGGCTTCGAAAAGAGACCAGTTGAATGAAATTCTCGCCGATATTTCAGCATCCGATGACTTTGCGATGAAGTTTAAGAAGAAGGTACTATTTTCGGGAACGGCTGTTTCTCGTTTCTGCTATAAGATATCGAAAAATCGTTTAATGAACGTTAAAGAATGCGTCGATCGACACCTCTCGTCGGACGAAGACAAGAAAATCTTGAAGACGGCGTTGATCGATGATCGTGTCGCACTGATGCGTCAGATTATCCAGAAGTGTCCTTATCCGCAATGGCAATCGTTGTTGCTATGGTatttcgaaaacgaaaaaataataaaacaggTTAAATGCGTGTTACCTTTGAATGACGTATTCGATGAAATATTACGCGAATGCGTTTTTAATTCGTACGAAAAATACCAGTCGGCGTCGCGACGAAGCGTTAAAATTATATTCATCAAATTGAATAAGTTTCTGGCTTGGTATTTTAAATCGTCTGATGCAGCTAAGAATTACAAATTGCAAAGAGtggatttgttcaaaaaaataccgatgATCTCTGAATTGATGGAGAAAACGAATAGTACGCCGTTTTTAAAATCGTTGATGAGCTGGTTTTTTGATAACGATatccaagaaattgaaaaattcgaaagaaaGCATAAAGGTgcgaaaattgttaaaattgttCGATTGGTGCGCAAAAAATGTTGCAAGTAA